The Solanum lycopersicum chromosome 9, SLM_r2.1 genome window below encodes:
- the LOC101265951 gene encoding probably inactive leucine-rich repeat receptor-like protein kinase IMK2 isoform X2 codes for MDRWDTSLSGFYTYPFRFLNLYSEIKDGSSWVHDKKKEKWKLSSSSWNNTLFLFVVIVFSVLPVISAGRNSDGVIVTQSDFQALKAIKHELIDFRGILKSWNDTGLGACAGGWLGIKCVNGEVIAIQLPWKGLGGRISEKIGQLQALRKLSLHDNVIAGPVPTSLSFLPNLRGVYLFNNRLSGSIPPSIGRSPLLQTLDLSNNQLSGTISPSLASSTRLYRLNLSYNALSGSIPVSFTQSPSLTFLALEHNNLSGSIPDTWGNVVVNKPYQLQYLTLDHNLLSGKIPVSISKLSMLEEINLSHNHINGTIPDELGSLLRLTVLDLSNNTINGTIPASFSNLSALSTLDLKSNLLDSQIPDTMYRMRNMSVLDLSNNKFIGHIPATIGNISRLTSLDLSGNNFSGEIPDSLVSLANLTSLDVSYNNLSGIVPSLLSRKFNSSAFVGNLELCGYSPSTPCASPPPQTVPSPVSGVVKPHRHRKLSTKDVILIASGALLVVLLLLCCMLLCCLIRKKANSRAKNGGKAGGLATTTGRGAKSVPAVGGAEVESGEAGGKLVHFDGPFVFAADDLLCATAEIMGKSTYGTAYKATLEDGNQVAVKRLREKITKGQKEFEAEVAELGKIRHPNILALRAYYLGPKGEKLLVYDYMSNGSLSSFLHARGPETTIDWPTRMRIAIDVGLSKLMTTAGNTNVIATAGTLGYRAPELSKIKNASTKTDVYSLGVIILELLTGKSPSEATDGLDLPQWVASIVKEEWTNEVFDVELMRDAPNIGDELLNTLKLALHCVDPTPTARPEAPQVLQKLEEIKPEMMLAATSSGDDGTTVQEKSDE; via the exons ATGGATAGGTGGGATACTTCACTGAGTGGATTTTACACCTACCCTTTTCGATTCTTGAATTTATATTCAGAAATTAAAGATGGGTCTAGCTGGGTTCATGacaagaagaaggaaaaatggaagctttcttcttcttcttggaaTAATACTCTGTTCTTGTTTGTTGTGATTGTGTTTTCTGTTTTGCCTGTTATATCAGCTGGGAGGAATTCAGATGGGGTTATTGTGACTCAGTCTGATTTTCAAGCTTTAAAAGCTATTAAACATGAATTGATTGATTTTAGGGGAATATTGAAGAGCTGGAATGACACTGGTCTTGGAGCTTGTGCTGGTGGTTGGCTAGGAATTAAGTGTGTCAATGGGGAAGTTATAGCTATACAGTTGCCTTGGAAGGGATTGGGTGGAAGAATATCTGAAAAAATTGGGCAATTACAAGCTCTTAGAAAGCTTAGTCTTCATGACAATGTTATTGCTGGTCCTGTTCCAACTTCTCTTAGCTTCCTACCAAATCTCAGAGGTGTTTATCTGTTCAATAATCGGCTTTCGGGTTCAATCCCACCATCAATTGGAAGAAGCCCTCTTCTTCAGACTCTTGATCTTAGCAACAATCAGCTCAGTGGTACTATCTCTCCTAGTCTTGCAAGCTCCACCAGGTTGTACAGACTCAACTTGAGCTACAATGCACTTTCAGGGTCAATCCCAGTAAGTTTCACTCAATCTCCTTCTCTTACTTTTCTTGCACTTGAACATAACAATCTTTCTGGATCAATTCCTGATACTTGGGGCAATGTGGTTGTGAACAAGCCTTATCAACTTCAGTATCTTACACTTGATCACAATCTTTTATCTGGGAAGATTCCAGTTTCAATTAGTAAGTTAAGTATGCTTGAGGAGATTAATCTTAGTCATAACCATATTAATGGTACTATTCCTGATGAATTAGGTAGTCTCTTAAGGCTTACTGTTCTTGATTTATCTAATAATACCATAAATGGAACTATTCCTGCTAGTTTCTCAAACCTTTCAGCTCTTTCTACTTTGGATTTAAAGAGTAATCTTTTGGATAGCCAAATCCCAGATACTATGTATAGAATGAGAAACATGTCAGTGCTGGATTTGAGCAACAACAAATTCATTGGTCATATTCCAGCTACTATTGGAAATATTTCTAGGCTCACCTCACTTGATTTGTCGGGAAACAATTTCAGTGGTGAAATTCCAGACTCTCTTGTTTCTTTGGCAAATCTGACTTCTTTGGATGTGTCTTATAACAATCTTTCTGGGATTGTTCCATCTCTTCTTTCTAGAAAGTTCAATTCAAGTGCTTTTGTTGGAAATCTAGAGCTTTGTGGATATAGTCCCTCAACTCCATGTGCTTCACCACCCCCTCAAACTGTTCCTTCTCCTGTTAGTGGGGTTGTCAAGCCTCACCGTCATCGTAAACTTAGTACCAAAGATGTCATTCTCATAGCATCAGGTGCTCTTCTAGTTGTTCTGCTTCTTTTGTGCTGTATGTTACTTTGCTGCTTGATTAGGAAAAAGGCAAATTCGAGAGCGAAAAATGGTGGCAAAGCTGGTGGCCTAGCTACCACTACAGGGAGAGGTGCAAAGTCAGTTCCTGCTGTAGGAGGGGCTGAAGTTGAATCAGGTGAAGCTGGTGGAAAGCTAGTCCATTTCGATGGACCTTTTGTGTTTGCAGCAGACGACTTGTTGTGTGCCACTGCAGAGATCATGGGGAAGAGCACTTATGGGACAGCATATAAGGCAACATTGGAGGATGGTAATCAAGTTGCGGTGAAGAGGCTACGCGAGAAGATCACGAAAGGGCAGAAAGAATTTGAAGCTGAGGTTGCTGAATTAGGAAAGATTCGACACCCAAATATTTTGGCCCTTAGAGCCTATTACTTGGGACCAAAAGGAGAAAAGCTTCTTGTGTATGATTATATGTCTAATGGAAGTCTCTCATCCTTCCTTCATG CTAGAGGTCCCGAGACAACGATTGACTGGCCAACAAGGATGAGGATTGCTATCG ATGTTGGACTCTCCAAGCTTATGACCACTGCTGGAAACACCAACGTAATTGCCACTGCAGGCACACTAGGATATCGCGCACCAGAGCTTTCTAAAATCAAGAATGCAAGCACCAAGACTGATGTCTACAGTCTTGGAGTGATCATTTTGGAGCTCTTAACAGGAAAATCCCCAAGCGAGGCAACGGATGGTCTCGATTTGCCTCAGTGGGTAGCTTCCATTGTGAAAGAGGAGTGGACTAATGAAGTGTTTGATGTGGAACTTATGAGGGATGCACCTAATATTGGTGATGAGTTGCTTAACACATTGAAACTAGCTTTACATTGTGTTGATCCTACACCAACTGCTCGACCCGAAGCTCCGCAAGTACTACAGAAATTGGAGGAGATAAAACCAGAGATGATGTTAGCAGCTACTAGTTCTGGAGATGATGGCACAACAGTTCAAGAAAAGAGTGATGAATAA
- the LOC101265951 gene encoding probably inactive leucine-rich repeat receptor-like protein kinase IMK2 isoform X1 has product MDRWDTSLSGFYTYPFRFLNLYSEIKDGSSWVHDKKKEKWKLSSSSWNNTLFLFVVIVFSVLPVISAGRNSDGVIVTQSDFQALKAIKHELIDFRGILKSWNDTGLGACAGGWLGIKCVNGEVIAIQLPWKGLGGRISEKIGQLQALRKLSLHDNVIAGPVPTSLSFLPNLRGVYLFNNRLSGSIPPSIGRSPLLQTLDLSNNQLSGTISPSLASSTRLYRLNLSYNALSGSIPVSFTQSPSLTFLALEHNNLSGSIPDTWGNVVVNKPYQLQYLTLDHNLLSGKIPVSISKLSMLEEINLSHNHINGTIPDELGSLLRLTVLDLSNNTINGTIPASFSNLSALSTLDLKSNLLDSQIPDTMYRMRNMSVLDLSNNKFIGHIPATIGNISRLTSLDLSGNNFSGEIPDSLVSLANLTSLDVSYNNLSGIVPSLLSRKFNSSAFVGNLELCGYSPSTPCASPPPQTVPSPVSGVVKPHRHRKLSTKDVILIASGALLVVLLLLCCMLLCCLIRKKANSRAKNGGKAGGLATTTGRGAKSVPAVGGAEVESGEAGGKLVHFDGPFVFAADDLLCATAEIMGKSTYGTAYKATLEDGNQVAVKRLREKITKGQKEFEAEVAELGKIRHPNILALRAYYLGPKGEKLLVYDYMSNGSLSSFLHARGPETTIDWPTRMRIAIGITKGICFLHTKENIIHGNLTSSNILLDEHNNPNIADVGLSKLMTTAGNTNVIATAGTLGYRAPELSKIKNASTKTDVYSLGVIILELLTGKSPSEATDGLDLPQWVASIVKEEWTNEVFDVELMRDAPNIGDELLNTLKLALHCVDPTPTARPEAPQVLQKLEEIKPEMMLAATSSGDDGTTVQEKSDE; this is encoded by the exons ATGGATAGGTGGGATACTTCACTGAGTGGATTTTACACCTACCCTTTTCGATTCTTGAATTTATATTCAGAAATTAAAGATGGGTCTAGCTGGGTTCATGacaagaagaaggaaaaatggaagctttcttcttcttcttggaaTAATACTCTGTTCTTGTTTGTTGTGATTGTGTTTTCTGTTTTGCCTGTTATATCAGCTGGGAGGAATTCAGATGGGGTTATTGTGACTCAGTCTGATTTTCAAGCTTTAAAAGCTATTAAACATGAATTGATTGATTTTAGGGGAATATTGAAGAGCTGGAATGACACTGGTCTTGGAGCTTGTGCTGGTGGTTGGCTAGGAATTAAGTGTGTCAATGGGGAAGTTATAGCTATACAGTTGCCTTGGAAGGGATTGGGTGGAAGAATATCTGAAAAAATTGGGCAATTACAAGCTCTTAGAAAGCTTAGTCTTCATGACAATGTTATTGCTGGTCCTGTTCCAACTTCTCTTAGCTTCCTACCAAATCTCAGAGGTGTTTATCTGTTCAATAATCGGCTTTCGGGTTCAATCCCACCATCAATTGGAAGAAGCCCTCTTCTTCAGACTCTTGATCTTAGCAACAATCAGCTCAGTGGTACTATCTCTCCTAGTCTTGCAAGCTCCACCAGGTTGTACAGACTCAACTTGAGCTACAATGCACTTTCAGGGTCAATCCCAGTAAGTTTCACTCAATCTCCTTCTCTTACTTTTCTTGCACTTGAACATAACAATCTTTCTGGATCAATTCCTGATACTTGGGGCAATGTGGTTGTGAACAAGCCTTATCAACTTCAGTATCTTACACTTGATCACAATCTTTTATCTGGGAAGATTCCAGTTTCAATTAGTAAGTTAAGTATGCTTGAGGAGATTAATCTTAGTCATAACCATATTAATGGTACTATTCCTGATGAATTAGGTAGTCTCTTAAGGCTTACTGTTCTTGATTTATCTAATAATACCATAAATGGAACTATTCCTGCTAGTTTCTCAAACCTTTCAGCTCTTTCTACTTTGGATTTAAAGAGTAATCTTTTGGATAGCCAAATCCCAGATACTATGTATAGAATGAGAAACATGTCAGTGCTGGATTTGAGCAACAACAAATTCATTGGTCATATTCCAGCTACTATTGGAAATATTTCTAGGCTCACCTCACTTGATTTGTCGGGAAACAATTTCAGTGGTGAAATTCCAGACTCTCTTGTTTCTTTGGCAAATCTGACTTCTTTGGATGTGTCTTATAACAATCTTTCTGGGATTGTTCCATCTCTTCTTTCTAGAAAGTTCAATTCAAGTGCTTTTGTTGGAAATCTAGAGCTTTGTGGATATAGTCCCTCAACTCCATGTGCTTCACCACCCCCTCAAACTGTTCCTTCTCCTGTTAGTGGGGTTGTCAAGCCTCACCGTCATCGTAAACTTAGTACCAAAGATGTCATTCTCATAGCATCAGGTGCTCTTCTAGTTGTTCTGCTTCTTTTGTGCTGTATGTTACTTTGCTGCTTGATTAGGAAAAAGGCAAATTCGAGAGCGAAAAATGGTGGCAAAGCTGGTGGCCTAGCTACCACTACAGGGAGAGGTGCAAAGTCAGTTCCTGCTGTAGGAGGGGCTGAAGTTGAATCAGGTGAAGCTGGTGGAAAGCTAGTCCATTTCGATGGACCTTTTGTGTTTGCAGCAGACGACTTGTTGTGTGCCACTGCAGAGATCATGGGGAAGAGCACTTATGGGACAGCATATAAGGCAACATTGGAGGATGGTAATCAAGTTGCGGTGAAGAGGCTACGCGAGAAGATCACGAAAGGGCAGAAAGAATTTGAAGCTGAGGTTGCTGAATTAGGAAAGATTCGACACCCAAATATTTTGGCCCTTAGAGCCTATTACTTGGGACCAAAAGGAGAAAAGCTTCTTGTGTATGATTATATGTCTAATGGAAGTCTCTCATCCTTCCTTCATG CTAGAGGTCCCGAGACAACGATTGACTGGCCAACAAGGATGAGGATTGCTATCGGTATAACAAAAGGAATTTGCTTTCTGCATACGAAAGAAAACATAATTCATGGGAATCTTACATCAAGCAACATTTTACTTGATGAGCATAACAATCCAAATATTGCAGATGTTGGACTCTCCAAGCTTATGACCACTGCTGGAAACACCAACGTAATTGCCACTGCAGGCACACTAGGATATCGCGCACCAGAGCTTTCTAAAATCAAGAATGCAAGCACCAAGACTGATGTCTACAGTCTTGGAGTGATCATTTTGGAGCTCTTAACAGGAAAATCCCCAAGCGAGGCAACGGATGGTCTCGATTTGCCTCAGTGGGTAGCTTCCATTGTGAAAGAGGAGTGGACTAATGAAGTGTTTGATGTGGAACTTATGAGGGATGCACCTAATATTGGTGATGAGTTGCTTAACACATTGAAACTAGCTTTACATTGTGTTGATCCTACACCAACTGCTCGACCCGAAGCTCCGCAAGTACTACAGAAATTGGAGGAGATAAAACCAGAGATGATGTTAGCAGCTACTAGTTCTGGAGATGATGGCACAACAGTTCAAGAAAAGAGTGATGAATAA
- the LOC101265467 gene encoding uncharacterized protein produces MDDHHIHKIQISGTTLASVLHRFFSSSGDIHGLLFGHVSFSTTISLSDDLASNFSSVTPMNSASSSGADGPTLTATITDFLSIPSHFPLPLQHKHREDPSCVLLGWFSGRRKTPLRPSLKDSTTTISLSSSVSHSFTPQNSPYPLSLPPSLFLLLSTPSQEQLIHTHEYKAFQYRISTDSFDPKSLDVINIGPSFRSHYGSFSPISPFPSMTCDLRGPNAMAEDEKAETLVGIKRGLKDQKELDLCAEGFEIGRLSKLMGSDSSNYTAELEHLYDKMLLKLDNLARSVETSSAKVLEQEKHNMKLRYKIAGLE; encoded by the exons ATGGACGATCACCATATACACAAGATTCAAATCTCCGGTACTACTCTAGCCTCCGTTCTCCACCGTTTTTTCTCATCTTCCGGTGACATCCACGGTTTACTCTTCGGCCACGTGTCATTCTCCACCACCATCTCTCTCTCCGATGACCTCGCGTCCAATTTCTCCTCAGTAACCCCCATGAACTCCGCCTCATCTTCCGGCGCTGATGGACCAACTCTTACCGCCACCATCACCGATTTCCTCTCCATCCCTTCTCACTTTCCCCTCCCTTTACAGCATAAGCACCGTGAGGACCCTTCCTGCGTCCTTCTAGGGTGGTTTTCCGGTCGACGGAAAACCCCTTTGAGACCCTCTCTGAAGGATTCTACTACCACCATTTCTCTCTCTTCCTCTGTTTCTCACTCTTTTACCCCTCAAAATTCTCCGTATCCACTTTCGCTGCCACCATCTTTGTTCCTTCTGTTATCGACGCCTTCTCAGGAACAACTGATTCATACCCATGAATACAAAGCTTTCCAATACCGTATTTCGACTGATTCATTTGACCCCAAAAGCTTAGATGTTATCAATATTGGTCCTTCGTTTCGATCCCATTATGGTTCTTTCAGTCCTATTTCACCATTTCCTTCGATGACATGTGACTTGAGGGGACCTAATGCAATGGCAGAGGATGAAAAGGCGGAAACCTTGGTGGGTATTAAGAGGGGTTTGAAGGATCAGAAGGAATTGGATTTGTGTGCTGAGGGTTTTGAAATTGGGAGATTGAGCAAGTTGATGGGCTCAGATTCATCAAATTATACTGCTGAATTGGAGCATTTATATGATAAAATGCTTCTTAAGCTTGATAATTTGGCTAGATCGGTGGAAACGAGCTCTGCTAAGGTTCTCGAACAG GAAAAGCATAACATGAAATTAAGGTACAAAATTGCAGGCTTGGaatga